The Thalassomonas actiniarum genome contains the following window.
TCTTCAAGGCAAGCGCTTATCATGTTAAGCTTACTTGCTATTCTTTTTGCGGCAATAGGGGTTTTTGGAGAAGTCTTTCAGGTTCCGGAATGGTTTATGCTGACCGGTTTTATTGTGTTATTTGTCTTTTATACCCTGATACTCTCCCGCCACAGTAAAGGCGAGCTAGCCCTGAGTAAACTGTCGTAAGTTGAAATATTGCAGGGTAATAGTCGGTAAATCTTTGTAACATATTCTTGAATTGTGTTTCCTTTAGCTGCATCGACTCCTTCTGATTTACTTGGTAGAATTTCCATTAATTGATTAATAATTTAGTAGGTTTTATGCGTAAGAATCGTGGTTTTACGATGATAGAATTACTCATCGTTATTGTTATTTTAGGCTTGTTGGCGTCGCTGGTTGCGCCAAAATTCTTTTCACAGTTAAGCACGGCAGAACGTGGGATTGCTGCGGCGCAGATGAATGCTTTTGAAACCGCACTAGACACTTACCGGCTTGACCTGGGAGCTTATCCAGCAAAACTAGAAGATCTTCGCTCTGGTGAACAGCCAAGATGGGATGGCCCTTATTTACCTAAAGATGTTCCCTTAGATCCTTGGGGAAATCCATATGTATATACAACGCCGGGAGAAAATAACGCACCTTATTCTATTATGTCTTACGGCGCTGACGGCAAACCGGGCGGCATAGATAATAATGAAGATATAGTACATAAATAATGCAGTTAAGTAAGTTATTACAAGAAGAATTTCAGGTAACTCCTGACGACCTGAGTAAAGCCGAAAGTTATCAAAGCCGATATGGTGGTCGCATAGAGCAAATTCTTGTAAACATGGGGAGCTTACCGGATGATCAAATTCCAAAATTATACAGTTTGCTGTTTAATCTCCCCTTGTTTGATATCTCTTTGTGGGATGAAAAGAAAAAACCCGATATAAACCCTGAAGTCTTAAGTGTTTTATTAGATAATCAATGGATACCACTTTCTGTAAAAGGCAATAACTGGACATTAGCATGCCGATATCCACTGGATTTGGTGGTTAACCAGCTACTTGTAAGTCATGCTATTAATCCTGAGATTTATTTAGCGCATGAATCAGACCTGCAAATGTTGGCAAGTCATTATAAGCAAGCTGCTGATGAGGGGAGTCAGGAGTTTGTTGGTGACGAAGAAGAACGCTTAAGGGAACTTGCAACTGAAGCACCGACAGTAAACCTACTTAACTCTTTGATTTCCAGAGCGTTACGTCAAGGGGCGTCAGATATGCATCTTGAGCCATATCAAAGCCGATATAGAGCGAGATTTCGTATCGATGGGGTCTTACACGATGCTGAAACCTTATCCCCACGAATGCAACTTCCTATCGTTACTCGACTGAAAATACTTTCAGGTATGGATATTGCCGAAAAGCGACGGCCTCAAGATGGTAAAATTGAATTAAAGATATCTAATCAAGAACTTGATATTCGAGTCTCCGCCTTGCCTCTCAATGATGGCGAGTCTATGGTATTACGTTTTTTACGTAAAGATAATGTGCAGTATGATATGTCAGTTCTTGGTTTATCAGATGACATAGAGGCCTTGGTACGTGAAGATATTAAAACAACATCCGGAGTCGTATTATTAACCGGACCTACAGGCTCAGGCAAAACGACAACACTTTATACTTTTTTAAATGCCTTAAATAATGACGATGTAAAAATAATAACGCTGGAAGATCCTGTTGAATACCAATTACCAGGTATAAATCAGGTACAAGTTAACAGTGATATTGGCTTTGATTTTTCTGCCGGGCTAAGAAGTATTGTCCGTCAGGATCCCGACATCATCATGTTAGGTGAAATCCGTGATAAAGAAACGGCGCAAATTGCACTTCAATCTGCATTAACCGGGCATTTGGTTTTCTCTACTGTCCATACCAATGATGCTGCCAGTGCGTATACCCGTTTATTAGATCTAGGTGTAGAAGAGTTTTTACTTAATGCTGCTTTGGTATCGATTGTTGCCCAGCGTCTGGCTCGTAAAATATGTCAGGAATGTGCACACCCGCACCCGGAAGCTGAGCACCTTATTGAAAAATATCACTTGCAGACACTTGCCGAAAAGTTTGCCTTAGCTGAAATCCGTCTTATGCAGGGCATAGGTTGTGAACATTGTTCTTATTCAGGTTATAAAGGCCGAATGGCTGTGACTGAATATTTGCGATGTGACGATGAAATTAAGGCTATGCCGAAGGATTCTGATTTTATTCCAAAAGCTAAAAAGCATAATGCAGATTTACATCGTAGAACCTTGCTTGAAGATGGCTTTTATAAGGCGATTTTAGGCTTTACAACTATCAATGAAATCGTACGGATTGCAGGGTAATGGCACAATTTAGCTATAAAGCTTACGATTCGTCTGGCGGAAAAGTTGATGGTCAATTAGAAGCAGCAGATAAAGCTTTTGCTCTTGCAGAATTAAAAAGTCAGGGGCTGATGCCTTTTGAAATTAAAGAACTGGCTAACAATGCGAATAACATTTTAACTTTTAAGCAAGGTGTTTCCCTGGCAGACTTGGAATTTCTTACTGCGGAATTAAGCTTGTTACTTGAGTCTGGTGTTAGGATTGATAAAGGCATAGATATTATTCGTCGTACAAAAGCCAAACCTGCTTTGGCTAAGTTATTGTCAGATATCAGTCAGGGAATTAAGAAAGGAAAGAATTTATCAGAAGCTTTTAGAGAGCATGATGAAGTATTTGACCCTTTGTATTGCAATTTGATTGAACTTGGCGAAGCATCGGGGAACTTAAGTGAAATCTTTGCCGGTTTGGCTAAAGATCTTAAGTTTCGCAGAGAACTACAGCGAAAAATCGTCAGTTCGCTGGCTTATCCTATTGTCATCTTTTTTGTTTGTTTATTATGTATATTCTTTATATTTAATTTTATCATTCCGAAAATGTCATCCATGTTTAATGATGTTGACTCTTTGCCTTGGTATACCAGCGCAATGTTATCAACGAGTGAGTGGATGTTGCAATATCAAGGGTATCTATTCATCGGCATCATTGCTGGTCTCTTTGCGTTGGTTGCGGCTACCAGGCAAGCCGTATTTATTAACTGGTGGCAAAACCTCAGTTTGAAGCTTCCTTTTATTAAACAAGCGGTTGTTACTGTTGAACGGATCCGTTTTAACAGTGGACTGGCGATGATGGTTAAAGCTGGCGTACAAATAGACCGTGCGATAGGTCTCTCTGCCGGCAATATCAAGAATCAAAAGTTGCGACGTGAAATGGA
Protein-coding sequences here:
- the gspG gene encoding type II secretion system major pseudopilin GspG, coding for MRKNRGFTMIELLIVIVILGLLASLVAPKFFSQLSTAERGIAAAQMNAFETALDTYRLDLGAYPAKLEDLRSGEQPRWDGPYLPKDVPLDPWGNPYVYTTPGENNAPYSIMSYGADGKPGGIDNNEDIVHK
- a CDS encoding GspE/PulE family protein, with product MQLSKLLQEEFQVTPDDLSKAESYQSRYGGRIEQILVNMGSLPDDQIPKLYSLLFNLPLFDISLWDEKKKPDINPEVLSVLLDNQWIPLSVKGNNWTLACRYPLDLVVNQLLVSHAINPEIYLAHESDLQMLASHYKQAADEGSQEFVGDEEERLRELATEAPTVNLLNSLISRALRQGASDMHLEPYQSRYRARFRIDGVLHDAETLSPRMQLPIVTRLKILSGMDIAEKRRPQDGKIELKISNQELDIRVSALPLNDGESMVLRFLRKDNVQYDMSVLGLSDDIEALVREDIKTTSGVVLLTGPTGSGKTTTLYTFLNALNNDDVKIITLEDPVEYQLPGINQVQVNSDIGFDFSAGLRSIVRQDPDIIMLGEIRDKETAQIALQSALTGHLVFSTVHTNDAASAYTRLLDLGVEEFLLNAALVSIVAQRLARKICQECAHPHPEAEHLIEKYHLQTLAEKFALAEIRLMQGIGCEHCSYSGYKGRMAVTEYLRCDDEIKAMPKDSDFIPKAKKHNADLHRRTLLEDGFYKAILGFTTINEIVRIAG
- a CDS encoding type II secretion system F family protein → MAQFSYKAYDSSGGKVDGQLEAADKAFALAELKSQGLMPFEIKELANNANNILTFKQGVSLADLEFLTAELSLLLESGVRIDKGIDIIRRTKAKPALAKLLSDISQGIKKGKNLSEAFREHDEVFDPLYCNLIELGEASGNLSEIFAGLAKDLKFRRELQRKIVSSLAYPIVIFFVCLLCIFFIFNFIIPKMSSMFNDVDSLPWYTSAMLSTSEWMLQYQGYLFIGIIAGLFALVAATRQAVFINWWQNLSLKLPFIKQAVVTVERIRFNSGLAMMVKAGVQIDRAIGLSAGNIKNQKLRREMDIAKSKVKGGSALTPALKQTSLYPDFFISLLEVGEESGNLERVFDEIANRSRQEFESWTDRMTTLLEPLMILFMGGFVGGVVVVMLLSMVSINEIGI